TTCACCAGGGCATCGTCCGGGTAGCCGATGGGGAACGCCAGCTGGCACAGCGGGCAGCTCCGCACCTCCGAGTCCACcgtctccagcagcagctgcGGGGGCGCAAGGCGGTGTTGAGCCCACCACCACCTTCTCCTGGGGGCCacggatcccccccccccccccccccccgttacccTCCCACCACTGGGTGCAAACTCGGATGCTGCGCAGCCGGTCagaaatggggaaactgaggcacgcccTGCCTgcacggtggtggtggtggtcggGGGGGTTTCCcttgcttctccccccccccaacccaccgcAACGCATCCCCAGTGGGGTCCCGCTTACGTTGATCGAGGGCCAGGACTGAGCGTGCTCTGCCCGGGCGTAGGCAGCGGCCGTCCGGTGCACGGCGTCGGCGTCGGGGAAGCCGGCGCAGAAGGAGGCGCAGCGAATAGCCCCCGCTTCGGGGCTGGGGGGACTGGGCAAGGCCCATTCCTCTTCATCCGACGATTGCTTCTCGAAGCGCACGTGCTCCTCGAAGGGCTCGCGGGCGCTCAGCGGGGACCCCGTGCCCCCCAGGTACACCTCGCCGTAGGGCCGGTGCTTGGGAAGCGTCGAGGCTTCGGGCTGGAGCCAGAGCGAGCGGCTCTGCTGGTACAGGGCCACGTTGCTCACCTCCGAGTAGCTGCGACGACCCTGGAAACCGGCTTTGATGTGGCGGCTGGAGGGTTTGGCGTAACCCAGCTCCATCCTCTCGCCGGGCAGCCGGTGCGGTGACGCCGAGGCCGGGGACGGGCAGGATGGCGGGGCTGGGGACCGGCGTTGCTGGGCGGGCGACTGGCTGGATGGGGGGACCGGGGACCGGCGCTGCTGGGCAGGGGACTGGCAGGGACCGGGGGCTGGCGAGCGACGCTGCTGGGCCGGCGACTGGCTGGGGGGTCCCGGCGAACGCCGTTGCAGCGCTGGCGACTGGCACTGGGGTGCTGGCGAACGCCCCGGCGGAGCGGGAGAGGGGCACTGCGGGGCGGGCGAGCGACGCTGCTGGGCTGGGGAATGGCACTGGGAGAGTGGGGAGTGGCGTTGGCCTGCAAAGCAAAATGGGACGGGGAGCACAGAAAATACCCCCCCGTCAGCTCAGCGGCACGGCAAATATCCCTCATCACCCACGTGCATCCCAGATGGATGCGGGAATGCGGCTGTGGGGAACCCCGGCAGGAGGGATGCTCCTGGGGAGGGATGCTCCCTGGGATGGATGCTCCCCGGGATGGATACTCCCCGGGACGGATGCTCCCCGGGACGGATGCTCCCTGGGATGGATACTCCCCGGGATGGATACTCCCTGGGATGGATGCCCTCCAGGATGGATGATCCCCGGGATGGACACATGCAGGAGCTCAGCACCAGCCGGAGGATAAGGGCAGCCAGCGTGGTCTCCCCATTTTTTGCATCCCAGCCCCATCCAGCCATGGGTttcagccccggccccccccgcttACCACCGTTGAGGCTCTTCTCCTGCAGCAGGGCGCGGAGGATctggctctgcagggagctgaggTTCCTCAGGCGGCACAGCTCCTCCGTCAGCTCCGTGTAGGCCAGCGCCAGGTTCACCCTGCGGCAGGGATGAAGCGTCACCGAGGGTGAAACATTCCCGGTCCCCCTGCCCAggagggggacccccccccgccatgtggTGCTGTGGGGCGCACCCAAAACTAACCCAAATTCAGGTGTTTAACTCAAAAGGGAAAAGTTGTGGGCGCCCACCGCCTGGCATCGTACCTGCGGCCGCCCCGTGCAGCGGGAGCAGTCGGGAGCGGGAGGGAGGTGGGTGccacgctccccccccccccagttcttgGAGGCCCTGACAAAGTCATCAATTCTTCCCCAACTTCGGTGTCACTTTTCAAACCCATATTCTCTGCGGTGATGCGAAGGGAGAAGCCGTCTCCCAAGggccccgcggggctgggggctcagCGCGTCCTCCCGCGCCGCGCGTGGAGAGTTCAGCTGAGCCGTTGTGACACCCCGGGGACCCGGGAGATGCCGCTCGTAACAGCAGCCGACAGGtctgcccctgcccgccctcctgTCATCTCAtcgggggggggagaaaaagaaaagagaaaaagaaaagagaaaaagaaaagaaagaaggaaggggagaaagaaggaaggggagaaagaaggaaggggagaaagaaggaaggggaaaaggaaggaagaagggaaaaggaaggaagaagggaaaaggaaggaagaagggaaaaggaaggaagaagggaaaaggaaggaagaaggaaaaaaaaggaagaagggaaaaggaaggaagaagggaaaaggaaggaagaagggaaaaggaaggaaggaaaaaagaaggaagaaggaaaaaaaggaagaagggaaaaaaaggaagaagggaaaaaaaaggaagaagggaaaaggaaggaagaaggaaaaaagaaggaagaaggaaaaaagaaggaagaaggaaaaaaaggaaggaaaaaagaaggaagaaggaaaaaaaggaagaagggaaaaggaaggaagaagggaaaaggaaggaagaagggaaaaggaaggaagaagggaaaaggaaggaaggaaaaaagaaggaagaaggaaaaaaaggaaggaaaaaagaaggaagaaggaaaaaagaaggaaggaaaaaagaaggaagaaggaaaaaagaaggaaagaaggaaaaaagaaggaaagaaggaaaaaagaaggaaaaaagaaggaaagaagaaggaaagaagaaggaagaagaaggaaagaagaaggaaagaagaaggaaagaagaaggaaagaagaaggaagaaggaaaagtagagagaaaaagaaaagtagagagaaaaagaaaagaaagtgataaagaaagagaaaaagacgTTTCCCCAGCTGGGTCCCCATGTCACGTCCCCAGAGTCCCCATGGCCCTGCCACAGTGACACCAGCACCTGGGGACGTCCCCGGACACGGCTGCCCCCGAgaccccccctcacacacacttGCAGCCCCGCTGGCTCCTAcctctcctgcctcagtttcccctccgcGACCCATCGTGGGCACCCAGCTCTGAGCCCAGGACGCTGGTGCAGAGTCTGCGGCCTCTCCCcaaagtgtgtgggggggatcccagctcccccagccccacggctgaATTTCAGCCActcccgtgggggggggggggtcaccgcaggcccccccacccccacccccccaaagtcACGCTGAGGCGCAGGGAGGAAGCGCCAAAACCGCAGCAccggggcggaggagtgagcggtgctggggtggtggtgggggggggacgacgagcAGCCCCCCTCGGCCCCCACCCAGGGCACCCTGCCAGGACCCCCgcctgcagaggagggagggcagggacctGCCCCACGGGTCCCTGCTGCAGTCTGCGATGCTTTTTGGGAGATTtggtgctggggagagggagaggtagtggtggtggggagggggtcttggtgccccccaccccccaaaaaaaagctcTTCTTCAGGGCAAACCGTGGGGTTTTGATACGCGACTGCAGATAAGCCGTGAGAACAAACCAGCCACCGAAAACCCAACCGCCCACGCCTGCCCGGCTGCCCCCAGCACCGCAGAGCATCGCTGCTCCGGCGGGAGCGGCCGGATCCTGCGGGAccgcgtgggtcccccgtggtcCTGGCGGGACGAGCGACATGGCGGCCCTTCTTCATCCCCGGCCAGAGATGCCGTGGCCAGGGAgcagggggggacgggacagtgGGCTGCCAAGCACAGCTGAGACCCCCAGCCAGGACCACCAAAGTGAGCAGCTGGGGACACAttgggggggggtgctgggctgcagtgaccccccccaaaagcacCCAGAGGGGGACACCAGTCCCAGTTGATCATGGGGCAACGGCACACTAAATGATACCcatcacccccccgccccaagatATGCCAACCACATCACAACCCTCgcagggctgcccccccccctccccaggcaccccGTGGTCCCCAGGAacgtgggggggggacacacacacgcacacgatGGTATTTTCGTACCACTGGGACTGGGGCTTGACCCCCACCCTCGGTGGCAAAAGTTAATCCACGGTGTGTGGGTGCTGGCCGGGGCGCAGACCCCCGccctgtgtgtggggggggggacggagaagggggggtggtggtgaggaggAAGGGGTGACCTTGAGCAAGTCACACCTGGTAAACAAGAAGCCGGCGAAAAACCGAAATAAAAGCAGGAACCGCAGGCGTAGCTGCCATCaccgccgggctggggggggggggagcgtgggctggggtggggggccggGTACAACCCCAGCAGCCGCTGGGCCCCCCCTTTTTGCCACAAGGTTgggggaaccggggggggggggggggggaaggaagggacgGGGACGTGGCAGCGCAGCCAGCGAAGCATCGTTGGCAAAGGAGGCGGCGAGCACGGCGGCAGCTCCGGCacgggcacccatgggtgcaagATTTGTTAAAACCCACAAAATCCCACCGAAACGGTGTCAGCGGCAGGGCAGCGAGAGGGCACGGGgctggcggggtggggggcactcCGACCCgccggcacccagcacccccgGCTTTTGGCGCTGTGTCACCCCTGCGTGTCGGTGGGGGTATCCTAGGGACTGATCCTGCaaagctgcccccagccctgcagctttCCAGCACCCTCTGTCCCCCGGcaccccccaccctgctcccccccaggAGCTTTTCCCATGATTTGGATCCCAGCTTTTCCCCAGCCCCTTCCTGAGGAAGCACAAGTAGGAATGGCCTTGACCTCggaaatgaccaaaaaaaaagaaaaaaggataaaatcaagaaaagaaacagaaaagaaaaaaaaaaaaaaaaaaggaagaggccgGAGGGACCCCTGCCCCACTCACACCGCAGCGGCACGCTGACTAATTTGGCAAAAACCAGCCAGAAAAGTCACCCGGAGATGGAAAGCGCCGATAAGGCACCTTTCACACCAAAAAAGTAGTGGAGAGGAGCAGGTTACAAAAAAAGAGCAGTATTTATAAGAAAAGACCGGGAAGGGAAAGACTGTGCCTGGGAAGGGGGGGTAAGATGCCCCCAAGTCTAGGGGTGAGGGGCGAGAAGCCaggcgtgcctcagtttccccaccttgACTTGGGGAAGTCGGGCTTAAAACCAAGGCTGCTTGGGGAGATGTTAATACATATATTTGGAGTTTTATTTTCTGGTGGGGGCTGGATATTgcgggcagggggacagggagaagGGGAACCCAGCTACTGTGGGGCTGAGCTTTGTGAAGAATAAAGTGAATTAGCGGGGGGGAAAGCGTGGGGAGGGTTAtcgagggacacccccccccgggaTGCGTGGCAGAGATGAGGCAGCAGCCACCCGGTCGCAGCCCCCAGGGATGCCAGCGTGAATGCGGCCGGCCCCCCCCGAGCCCCACGCACTGATTTACACCGGGGAGACAAGAAGCGGCAAAAACATCCAACACCtcaggaaaaagaaggggggaacacccacccccccccccccccgaccccgccAACACCCCAGCACCTTCCCAGCCCCGTGCTGGGCCAGTCCCCACGCGTCACCTTTTATCTGTCCACAGCTTGGCACGGGCTGCCGGCCCCGGCGCATCACCGCCTGGCACAGCCCGACGTGCCCGGAGGAGCCGCGATGCCAGCCCGGCGTGTCCTGCCCGGCATCACggtattggggggggggacacgacacataagggggacacacacacacacgggtgTGAAATCCCGCTGCCGCATCCCGGCAGCCCCGCACGCGTGAGGCTGAACGGGCGAGGAGAGCGGGGTAACGAGGCCGTTGCCTAATTAAACAGGTTACGGGCGGCTGCTTTTAGGGAAAAAAGTCTCGGCACCAGCCCGGAGCTGCTTTGCCCACCTCGATGCCAGGGTCGCCCCGGGGAGGGTTAaggggtcctgccctggcccagcCACGCCGTCTCCCCCCGTTCCTATCAACCCTCCCCAGATTTGGGGGTGTCTCATCCCAAACCCCCAAATCTGAGGTGCTCAGTCACCATCCCAGCACTCAAGCGGTGCCCGGGGGTGCCCCGACGGAGCCCCCGGAGCTCCCGGCCGTAGCGAGGGGGAGACCGGGAAGAGGCGCGAGGGCCGGAGGAGGGTCCGCAAGCACCGGCACCGCGACGGCTCCGCTCCCAGTTACACCATTACAAAACAAAGGAATACTCTGGCAGAGTCGGACGAGGGGCAGCCAGCGGTTCTGAGCAGCCCGGACGTGCCGCAGTCCGGTGTCCCACAGCCTGGCACGGCTGCGTGGCGTGGCTGGGTGCTGTACGGTGATTGTCGGGTGCTGTGCGGCAGCCACAAGCCATCAGTGCCCTCTGGAGGCAGCGGCACACTCACCGAGCCGGCACCGCGCAGTCTGTACGGTGCCGGACACCGGACTTGTGGTCACCCTGTGTTTGGAGCCCAGTTCAAAGTCCTGGGGGTGCAGTGGGTGCTTTTGGGGTGCAGGATCCCACCCGCCTGCAGCACTTCAATGGGGGGAAGCCCCCCAAGGACCCTGCCCAAAGGGACATTCCGTCCCCCAAGGACACCCTGGATGTGAAGCCCCCGCAGAGATTCCCTTgtgcccccatccctccctgccagggtggggacccccccccccaccgcaaCCCAGCCCTCGCCCCAGTCCACCCCGGCACTTACTGGTCGTCTCCCACCTTCTTCACCCAGGCCATATCCCGCTCCGACTGGTCCTGGGGAGAGCAGACGTTCCATCAGCACCCAGACCCTCACCCACCGGCGATGTGGGAAAGGGGGTGGTGGTCCCGTACGGCCGGATCCTGCCCCGTACCTGCTCCCGGGTGTCCTGCAGGTGCTTCAGCTCCGCCTGCAGCCGCTCGCACTCGGCCTTGAGATGCTCCTCGCGGCGCTGGGCACGCTGGGTCTCCTGCCGTGCCGCCTCCAATTCGGCCTCCAGCCGCCCCGTCGCCTCCAGCCCCCGGCTCTGCCAGCCCCCGGCACGTTCCAGCACTGCGGGCAAAGCGCGGCTCAGCCCCCGGCACGGTGCCCGGGCTACCCTGCCGGAATTGGGGGTCTtatggggcggggaggggggcagctcACCGTGGGTCAAGCCAGGGTTGGGGTGCAGGGCGAGGAAAGGCACGTCCTGGCCCGGCAACGGAGCACCCAGCCCGGGGAAGGTGCTGGCGTCGCGCTGCCGTAGCTGCTGTTCCAGGCTCCGGATGCGGCTCAGGTGCGTCTCCACCAGCGCCCGCTGCCAGGGGGAGAGGGCTGAGCCCCGCAGCCCCTCCGTGGGGTTCATcctgcatcccccccaccccccgacagGCAGACCCGGCACTTGGGGTCCCCACGTTGCCGGTAGCCGTCGTGGCAGGGTGATGGGATCTGTCCCCAGCACGTGGCCAACCCAGAATAGGGTGGCACGGTGGGGTGGGCACCCCAGCATCGTGCCAGATGGGACGAGGGAAGCCGGGGATGCCCGGTCGATGCCAGGAACGCGGCGCCAGGACAGGGACACGCGCTGCGCCGGAGCTGGGACCATCCCTTGGCGTGGTGGGAGTGGGAAGAAACGGGGATAAAGCCGAGCCACGTGCATCGCTATAAGCCCCGACGTGATCGTTACGGGGGTGAAGCGGCcacggcccccccagccctgcatctCCACCGAGTCTTCAGCCCCACGGGATGGAGAAACAATCTGCTGGGCTGCTGTCCCAGAGCGGGGAAGGGGTCCCCGACGTCCCCAGGCACCGGTCCCCGCTGGCACCCACCATCTCGCCCAGCTCGGTCTCCAGGTCAGCTTTCTCCACGCACAGCTTCTCGTAGGCCTGGatcatctcctccagctgctcctcccgctctttgcttttctgcagctgccggggaggcaggcaggggtgggtgggtgaaTCGGGGACCCCCCGCGTCCCCCGGCCccaccggccccgctcacctcgTGCTGGAACTGgttgagctgctgctgcagcgacGCCTTCTCGCTCTTGAGCAGCGACGTCTCCTTGGCCTCGTAGAGGGAGAAGATGTGCTCTTCCCCGAACTCGCCGATCAGCGGGTACTGCGGCCGCGGGGCAGAGGCGTCAGTGGGGACCCCCGGCCCAgtgaccccccccaaccccctaaAAATGCCGGTCCCCCCTAAGTCCCTCACCTTGACCTCATACATCTTGAGCCGGCGCTTGAGCGTGGAGTTCTCCCTCTCCAACCCCGTCAGCCGGTTCTTGATGTCGTCGTAAGCGGTGATGAGGGCGAAGTGGGAGGCCGAGCACATCTCGCCCGAGAGGTCGGTGTTGGGGCTGTCGAGCCAGTCCTCGTCCGGCCCCAGCGCCTCCTGCGTCAGGATACTGATGTCGTCCTCGAACATGGAATCCATGTCCTGTCTGGGATGGAGACGGGGGACAGACAGCCACCGGTGACCCCGTGGCAGGGATGAATCCGGCCAGGGGCACCCCGAAGCCACCGGAGCAGGCTGGGCTGCGGGGACGTTGGGTGCAGGATCcggcctggggcagggggagctgtGGATTAGCCCCCACCCCGAGCCCGGCCAAGTCCTGGGGACAGAGCGGGGTCTGTAGGAGCTTGGCACGTCCCAACGGCAAAGGGCGACGGAGGAAGGACAATCCCGGGAGCTGCCACCGGCAGCAGCTCCAACCCCACAGCGTCCCCCGGGGTGGCGGGGGGACACCGGCCAGGCAATCGCCTCTGCCCCCACCGGGTAAAGGTGGGGGAAAACAGGGGTCCCGGCAACCCCCCGCAACCACAGCCGTCACCGCTCGGGATAAGGCCGGCAGCCAGGCCGGCAGAGAGCATCCCTGGCAGAGCATCCCCGGGGGGGACACGGTGACTTTCCCCGTGTCCCCCCAGGGGACCGAGCACCAGAAATAGCGGCCGGTGCCGCTGCCTCCCACCCCGCACGCGAGCTGCTTCCCACCCTCCCACGCCTCCGCGGCGGCACGCAGCCCGCACCGTGCCCTATATACCGGTGCTGCCGCTCACCCCCCGGGGAACCACCTGCATCTCACGGCACGGTCCCCAACCCGGCCTGATCCTGCCCAACCCGCTCCGCCGCACCGCCCGGTGCTGCGGGGTTTGTCCCCGGTATGAGGATTTTGAGCGGTCGAGGCTCCCAAAAGCCGCTGCCACCGGTGGCTCTGCCACGGCTCCCCGGCTATTTGGCACAGCCGGCCCGGTGGGGAAAACACGTCTCAAACCGGTGAGGAGGCAGTGACTGCGGTGCTGAGCCCCGGCACGTACACACGGTGCTTTGGCACCGTCCCCTCGTCCCGGCTGGGGACCCCACGGGCACCGGGGTGGCCGCCGGCCACACGTGGCCTCGCCGGCTGGGACAGACACCCGGGAACCGCCGCCGCGCAAATCATTCATAGCACAAAGCCAGGAGCGGGAGGCGATTTCTGCAGGGTGACGGAAGGGGGACAGTCCGGCCCCCCGAAACCGCTGCCGGAGCCTGGGGCCAGCCCGGCCCACCAGCACCCCAAGTCCCGCTCCGCCCCGGGgcgcagaccccccccccagctgctcccacaGCCCCAGCGTGACGGGGTCTGGCAGCGGTGGGTTGTCGCAGCCTCTGCGGGGACGAGAAGCACCgaacacagacaccccccccccaccccagcaccacaacccctcctctgtcccctcctgCGAGGGTGTTAAATGTCCCCCCACGGGGCAGCGacggggggggacgacacacctCTGCTCGAGCAGGGAGggcaccatcatcatcatcatcgttaTCGtccctggggaaactgaggcaccccTACAAGCCAAGATGAGATTCCCCAAACCCCTGGTGACCCCCTCAAAGCAAGACTCCAGGAGTCGTGGGGCCGGTGGGTGCCCAGACCCCTGCCTGGGGGTCCTACGCAGGGTGGAGGGGGACCCCCCCAGTGCTGAGCAGGGATGGGACCCTCTCCCTCCCTGACACGCAGggcctggcagcagctctgcacccaCAGCCTGGCCCAGAGTCCCCCAACCCGGCCCTGCCGCTCCCTAaaccgtgcctcagtttccccatctttaGCATACCGTGACACCTGCCTTGCAGCGGGCCCCGGGCGCGGGGCGAGTCGGTgcgggctgggcagggctgcggCGCAGGCACGCGTGTCTCAGGTGTCggcagcgcaggcagggagcCGCGGTGGGCAGGCGCTCGGGAGATCAGCCACGAGAGGGTCAGCGGGAGATGGCGGCGCTATCATTAGGCTCCAGGGGCAACGGCGGAGGTCTCTCCATGACACCGTACCGGCTACGTTCCCTCCACGTTCCCAACGGTCAGCCCCTCCTCGAGGCCTACAAATacctttaaaaagaacaaaaacggggctgcagctccccagcaccgGGACGTTGCGGGAAGGCTCGGCCGGCAAGCGGCAGCTCACCGCCCCGGCGCAGCAGCGGGGATGGAGACGGGAACGGGGCCGTACCGGGCAGCGGATGCCACCGGGATACAggcattttttgggggggggggggaggcactgCGCAGCTGCCTGGCCCCCCAACACAACCCTACTTGGGGGGGGAGCATCTGGGAGGATGCACTTAGTGGGACTGAGCTCCAGTGcagcccagtgcagcccagtgcagcccagtgcAGCCTCCCCCAGAGCCTGGGGGGGGGTCTGCGACTGGGATAAGCCCCCTCCTCACTGCTGTAACCTCCCTGGGtgctttccctgctgctggggggggggacagggagcgCGATGCCGCGGTCGGGGTGCGAACCGGGGTGTAAAGGGGGTCGGGAGCGAGCGTGCCCCCCCGACCCCggggctgggggaaagggggggggagcccggggtggggtggggggtcgCGGGCACCGGTTTGGGAgggattgggggggtgggggggtgggggggtgaggccGGCCTGCTGCGGCCCCGGTGTCTCCGGTAAACCCACCCCGAGcgtccccggcccggcccggtgccgcaacaccccggggggggggggggggtcggaggAGCAAGGAGGGGTCCGGGGCGGAACCGGGGATGGAGCCGCgggtggtggcgggggggggggaacgggaggCGATGGGGCGGGAGGAGGCAGGCCCGGGTAGGGCGGGGGCGGCCCggttccacccccccacccccctccaccttcctcctcctcttcttcttcttcaccgGCCCCGGCCCAGGCCCCGCACTCACCGGCGATGCGATGCGGCGGTGCCCGCCGGGATGCGGCTCCTTCCCCGCCCCGGCCGGTCCCGGtgtcggtgccggtgccggtgtcggtctggggccccccccccccccccccgccgcagccccggccgccGTTTCTTCCGCTCCGGAGACACCGCGAAACCACGTGGGCACCGGGCGGCCGCCAGCCCCTCCCCCCGCCACGCGCCGGTGCCGCCCCCGGGgcttgccccccccccgccccaaccggGGCACGgcgggtcccgggggggggggggggggggggggggggggggggggggaaacggacacggacacacagacacacgcttGGACCCCCGgccccctgtaacccccccccccccaacaccggagccgcccccccccccctccccgacttaccccgggggggggggacacaaacgggaccggacccccccccccccccccccaacgggGCTGACCCCGGGGGGCTTCTCCTGTCCCGGGCATCACCCCCGGGGGCgagggcagagctgagctgcagcCATAAGCCGTGGGGGCTGGgctcgccttcccccccccccccccccccccagaacatTTTATTCCCCGAATTGTTCTCTCCGAGCTGCTTCCATTatggaattacattttttttttttttttccctttgctgcgCAGGGTTATTAATAGCTGCTCTCCTTtcgccggtgccgctgctgccggGGGCTCCACTGGTGAGTTCTGTGCTCCGGGGGCACAGACCCCTGCAggaccccccacacacacacacacacactggggtgggggggggggggatcgctgccAGCCTGGCACCCACAGACCCCAAGACCTGGACGGACAGACGCACGGCGCTGGACGGACAGACCTACGGCACGAGCATCCCTGCCAAGGCCTCATCCCACCTTGCCGGAGGATCCAGGGGGGAAGCTgagccccagggatggtgaccaaggtgggggggcagggggtagggaaaggtggtggtgggggggggggtcttcgCTTTCCCAGGCACCGGCAGCAGAGGTGAACTGGGAGACATCAGCACGGCACGATCCTGCATCCCGGCCGTCTGCCTCCATCACGCGAGAGCTCGCGCCGGGTGGGGGGGAAAAGGGGTCGGTGCAAAACCAGGCAAAGACGGCGccagcccctgtcccccccccccccctctttgaAGACCCAAAGGGAGCTCCCATGGGGGTCCCCATcctagacacccccccccccctcttcccagcGCTATGTTTAGCGCAGCTGTATCATCACTTGGATGGAGCCTGGGATGCGCCGGGAAGAGCGCGGCGGTGATTCAGCGTGCGGAGCGTCGCCGCAGGAGCGGCGGCACAGCCGGACCCTCGCCCAGCCCGGGTTGGCATCGGTGGGTACCGCTCACGGGCTGCCGGGGGGTTCCCACGGCTGGAGCAGGA
This genomic window from Accipiter gentilis chromosome 5, bAccGen1.1, whole genome shotgun sequence contains:
- the TBKBP1 gene encoding TANK-binding kinase 1-binding protein 1, which translates into the protein MDSMFEDDISILTQEALGPDEDWLDSPNTDLSGEMCSASHFALITAYDDIKNRLTGLERENSTLKRRLKMYEVKYPLIGEFGEEHIFSLYEAKETSLLKSEKASLQQQLNQFQHELQKSKEREEQLEEMIQAYEKLCVEKADLETELGEMRALVETHLSRIRSLEQQLRQRDASTFPGLGAPLPGQDVPFLALHPNPGLTHVLERAGGWQSRGLEATGRLEAELEAARQETQRAQRREEHLKAECERLQAELKHLQDTREQDQSERDMAWVKKVGDDQVNLALAYTELTEELCRLRNLSSLQSQILRALLQEKSLNGGQRHSPLSQCHSPAQQRRSPAPQCPSPAPPGRSPAPQCQSPALQRRSPGPPSQSPAQQRRSPAPGPCQSPAQQRRSPVPPSSQSPAQQRRSPAPPSCPSPASASPHRLPGERMELGYAKPSSRHIKAGFQGRRSYSEVSNVALYQQSRSLWLQPEASTLPKHRPYGEVYLGGTGSPLSAREPFEEHVRFEKQSSDEEEWALPSPPSPEAGAIRCASFCAGFPDADAVHRTAAAYARAEHAQSWPSINLLLETVDSEVRSCPLCQLAFPIGYPDDALVKHIDSHLENSKI